From the genome of Mucilaginibacter paludis DSM 18603:
TGCCGCAGGCACGTTATGTTTAGGTAATTTAGCCAGGTACTCAAACGTTCTCTTTTAATTTTTAATGAAATATATTCTATCCATTTGTTTCGTGTCGTTTTTATTATCGGCAAACGCGCAAAGTTTTATTATCAAAGGTACGGTTAGCGATGCCACATCTAATCAGCCGTTATCCAATGTGAGCGTGTCGGTTTTGGGGAGCAGTAACGGCGTTAATACCGACGAAAACGGCAGATATCAGTTAGCGGTACCCAACAAACCTACCCAGCAGTTAAGTGTTACATCTATAGGCTATAAAAGCCTGCTGCGTAAAATAGCAGCCGGAAAAGATCAGGTGATCAATATCAAACTATCTGCCGAAGGCAAAACCATGAACGAGGTTTCAGTACTTTCTGCAAAAAAAGAAAAGTACAAAAATAAGGATAACCCGGCTGTAGAACTTATTCGCAAGGTGATCCAGAACAAAGACCATAACCGGCCCGAGAGCTATGATTATATTGAGTACAAGCAATATGAGAAATTGCAATTCTCCATCATCAACTTATCGCCGGATATCTCCAATAAAAAACTGCTTCATCAATACAAGTTCTTGTTTGATAACCGCGATACTACAACCTTACCCGGAAAATCGTTATTACCGGTGTTTTTGAGCGAGAAGTTGAGCCGGAATTATTACCGCAAAAGTCCGGAAATTCATAAAACGGTTGTTGAGGGCAGTAAGATACAAAACATCATCAATTTTGTGGATAACGAGGGTATCAACACCTACCTGAACAGGATGTACGCGCAGGTTGATATTTACTCGAACAATATATTTTTGATGACCAACCAGTTTTTAAGCCCAATTGCCGATGCTGCCCCAACATTTTATAAGTTTTTTATTACCGATACCCTTGTGGTGAATAACACTAAGCTGGTTGGCTTAAGCTTTACCCCGCGCAACGGTAACGACATGCTTTTTGAGGGCGAAATTTATGTTACGCTGGATGGCAATTACGCGGTTGAAAAGGCACGGCTATCTATTAACAAAAATATCAACCTGAACTGGGTTAGGGGGATGAAGGTTGACCTGAGTTATGAAAGCAGCGCCGATGGACGATACCACCTGAGCCGGAGTTATATGGCTGCCGATTTTGGCATTACCAAAAAAGGCCTGGGCGGCATTTTTGGCGAACGGACACTTACCTTTAAAAACTACGTGTTTAATAAAACCGAACCTGAAAATGTTTATACCGGTCCGGAAATTGAGATGCCAGCAGTAGCCCAGCAGCATGACCCGCAGTTTTGGGCCGCCAGCCGCGGTAAAGATACTTTGACCAGGGCCGAGGCACATACGTATAAAAATATCGACAGCCTGCAAAAAATGCCTGCTTACCGGCGTACCATGGATGTGATTGATTTGTTAACCGTGGGCTTTAAAACATTTGATAAATTTGAGGTAGGCCCTATTAATACCTTTGCCAGCTTTAACGCAGTTGAAGGGTTTAGAACCCGTTTGGGAGGCCGCACTACCACCGGCTTTAGCACCCGTTACTATTTTGAAAGCTATGGCGCTTATGGTTTTAGGGATAAGCAATTTAAATACCTTTTTGCCGGCAGCTACGCTTTTAATAACAAGTCTATTTACACTTTTCCGCAGCATTATCTCAGGGCCAGTGTGCAGCGCGAAATTAAAATTCCGGGTGCCGAAGTGGCTTTCTCGCAGCAGGATAATTTGTTTTTGTCGTTTAAACGCGGCGAAGACAACAAGTACCTGTACAACAACTACTATAAGCTGGATTATGTGAGCGAGTTTGAAAATCATTTTTCGTACAATCTTCAGTTTAAAAACTGGCGGCAGGAGCCCGCGGGTTCGCTGTATTTTGTTAACCAGGTTAACGGTCTGCCTAACTACCTCAGCAGCGTTACCACTACTGAGCTGGCAGTAGGTTTCCGTTATGCTCCGCACGAAAGGCTGATTCAGGGAAAGCTTTACCGCATCCCGATACCGAGTAAATATCCGGTGATCAGCCTTGATTATAAACAGGGTGTAAAAGGCCTTTTTAATGGCGAATACAATTACCAGAATTTACATTTAAGGGTGGATAAACGCTTTTACCTATCGCAATTGGGCTATACGGATGTTTCGTTTGAGGGCGCGTACCTGTTTGGCCAGGTGCCTTTCCCCTTGTTAACCATCCACAGGGCAAATCAAACATTTGCTTACGAGCCTGATTCGTATAACCTGATGAATTTTTTGGAGTTTGTAAGTGATCATTACGCCGGGCTAAATGTTGAACATTGTTTCAACGGCTTTTTCTTCAACAAGATACCGCTGGTTAAGAAGTTGAAGTGGCGCGAGTACATTACCTTTAAAACCCTATATGGCGGCGTACGTGATGAGAATAACCCAGACATCCATCCTAACTTATTGCAATACCCGGTAAATGCTCAGCACATCCCCGAAACTTATACCTTGGGTAAAACACCTTATACCGAGGGTAGTGTAGGCATTGGTAACATATTTAAAGTGTTAAGGCTGGACCTGGTGGAGCGGTTTAACTATCTTGATCACCCCAATGCCACTCATTTCGGCGTGAGAACAAGCGCTTTATTTGATTTTTAGCAGCTTTTTCAGCGTTAGGGATAGCAGCGGAAAGCCCGCAATGCAGCGGAGCGGAATGAGGACTTGGAACGGATAGCCCGGGCCGAAGGCAACGCCCATGGTTATTACCTGCCCTGAACGATAGGGGAAAGAAGCTCAAAACATTGTCAAAATATTGATGTTTATCCAATTTCCGGATATAATAAATAAATTTGTATAATGGGTGAATTGCAGGATATATATGGTCGCGGTTTTAAAACTTTACGGGTGAGCCTTTTGAGCACCTGTAACCTGGGCTGTATTTACTGCACGATGGGCAGCGAAGATGAGATAGCGTATGATCATCGCCCGCAAACCCCGGCTGCCCGGTTTATTGAATTAATTGCTGCTGTGCATGCGCATACAGGCTTAAAAACGATCCGCTTAACAGGGGGCGAGCCTTTGCTTTACCGGGAGTTGGAGGCAGTGATAAGTGGTATAAAAGCACTTGGGATTACGGATATCAGGATGACCTCGAATGCTTTTTTACTGGAACGCAGTGCAGAAAAATTGCAGCAGGCAGGGTTGAGGTCCGTTAATGTTTCGCTGGACGCGATGGATGCCAATACCTTTTTTGCCATGACACGGCGCAAGCAGCTACCGCGTACACTGCAAGGCATTGAAGCAGCTATTGACGCCGGGTTGGAAGTAAAGATTAACTCGGTTATTATGCGGGGTAAAAACCATGATGAGGTATTGCCCTTGCTGGAATATGCTTTTGAGCACAAGGTACCAATACGCTTTTTAGAGGTGATGTCGATGGGGCATTTATTTGGTAAGGCCGGGCAATATTTATTTACGCAGCAAAATATGCTGGATACCATTGCCACCCGCTATAGCTTTACGCGCCTGCCACGAAAGCCATCGGCAACGGCCAATTACTGGCAAACCGCGCAAGGCGACGTATTTGGAATTATAGGTAACGAGAGCGCGCCTTTTTGCCAGGATTGCAACCGGCTGCGTTTGGATGCCGAAGGCAATATTTACGGCTGCCTGAGCAGTAACAACCCCATTGCCCTAAACGGTAGCGAAAGCAGCGGGGAACTAAATGAGAAATTACAACAAGCCATGCACCAGAAACAGAGCCTGCATTTTGTGGGGAGCGAGTTGAGTATGATGCATATTGGGGGCTGAGGTAGTTGCGAGGATAATTGTTTTACTTAAATTATCGTCATTGCGAGTAACTCACCAGCCAGCCGGAAAAAACATGGATGACGTTTGAACCTCGTAGATTTTTTGGTGCAGATTTAAAAGCGGGCAGAGGCCCGACTGCACGCCGGGCCAGGAGTTGGCTTCGCGGGCGGAAGGATCGGGCAGTCTTGACTTTTTGGTTACTTTTGTGTCAAGACAAAAGTAACAGCCCTTCACGCGGCGATTGAGCGTGCCGATGTTCTAATTTATGAATACTGATGATCGGAGCAAAAATAGACGCACTGATAATCAAAGACTTAACAATACGTAATTATAAGGAGGAACGACGAAGCAATCTTTATGCTATACAGGGCGAACCTGCAGAGCGGCTCTGCCTATGTAGAGATTGCTTCGTACCTCGCAATGACGCTTGGAGAGGTAGGAGGAACGACGAAGCAATATATATGCTATACAGGGCGAACGTGCAGAGCGGATTTGCATGTGTAGAGATTACTTCGCACGTCGCAGCTACAAAGTTCCAGACGCCTATAACAATTAAATATAAAATGAAAATACAGGTTTTTGCTATTTTAAAAGATTACTTCGACAAGGAGTTTGAGTTGGATACCGACGTTTCCGACATAGTATCGTTACAGCAACACCTGTCGGTTTTAAATACCGGGGCGGCTGGCATTTTGAAAATTTGCCGGTTTGCCGTTCACGATGAATTTGTTGACCAAAATTATACCCTGAGAAACGATGATACAATATGCATATTCCCACCCAGTAGCGGAGGTTGAGCTACCAGCCTTATCGGCAACTCCGCTGGACGTTGTTGATCTGTTAGCCCGGGCACACCACCCGCGTGCCGGTGCAGTAGTATTATTCAGCGGCGAGGTGCGCAACCATAACAACGGTATGGATGTTGATTACCTTGAATACGAGGCACATGAGAGCATGGCAACGAAAATGATAGCCGATATTCTGACCGATGCCCGCCAGCAATGGCCGCTCAATATAGCCGTTGCTCAACACCGTACAGGCAAGGTTAGCGTAGGCGAAACGGCTGTTATCGTAATTACAGCGTCTGCACATCGTGGCGAGGCTTATGCCGCCAACCAGTATATTATAGATAGGATTAAACACGAAGCCACCATTTGGAAATGCGAGTATTTTAGCGATGGCTCGCGGCAGTGGGGTGGTAATTGTAGCTGCCATTGATGAGTTAGGAAAGAAGTGAGAAGCTGGAAGTAGGAAGCAGTAATCAAGAAGCAAGAGAAGTGAGAAACGATCAAATAAAAAGTGTCTTGTACTGAACTATTGGTCAAGAAGCGTTTAATTGTTTAGTTTGTCGTTCATACATGCACTGTTAAGTAAAGTAACCACCAATGAAACCCACCATTAAAATAGAGTACTGCCCCAAATGTGGATGGATGTTGCGGGCTGCATACATGGCGCAGGAGTTGCTCACTACGTTTAGCGATGATGTATATGGGGTGCTTTTACAGCCGAGCGAACTGAGCGGCACCTACCAGATCAGTGTAAACGATGTTGTATTGTTTGACCGAAGTGATGCCGGGCGTTTCCCGGAAGTTAAAGAATTAAAGCAGCTGGTACGTGACGTTGTTGCGCCAGGTAAAAGTTTGGGGCACTCGGATAAAAAGTAAAATTGTTATTTTACGCCGGGCAGTTTCTCGTTAATGGTATCATGTATTTTGTGGATAATATGGTCCAATTGTGTTGTGCATTCGTCCAGCAGAGATAAGTACTCATCTTTTTCGGCTACATCATCTGTATCTTTAATGAGACCCATCAGGCCCATGATGGAAGCCGCCGGTCGCCTTAATTCGTGCGAGCTTAGCCAGGCAATATCCCTTAAAATAATATTTTGCTTGGTTATTTCCCCTTCTTTTTCTTTGCGGGCGGTTACGTTGTTATGTACGGATATATATCCGGTAAACTGTCCGTCATCAAATAAGGGAGTAAATTCTATGTTTACCCAATACGGTTGTTTAGTTTTACTGTAGTTGATGATTTCTGCCGAGAATGCTTCCCGCTTTTCAATAGCCTGTTTAATGATGGTAACTTCCGGCGCATTTTCTGTCGCAATTAAAAACGAGGCCGGATTTAAGCCCTGTACTTCTTCCAGGGCATAGCCGGTAAAATCCTCAAATGCTTTGTTTACCCAGGTGATGCGGTTCTCGGTATCTTGGATGAGCACCATATTGTTTATTTTGGTGATGATATTACCTAATTTTTTATTCTCGTTGTTAATCAGGTCTTTTTCATGCTCTATACGTTTCAGCTCGGTTATATCCTGCATAGTTCCGCGTACTTTAAACGGTATTCCGTTAATGTACTCCAGTTTGCCTAACTCGCGGATGTACCTGATATCGTTTTTACCCAAATAAAAGCGGTGTACAACATCCAGATCGCGGCCTTCGTCTATCGTTATTTTTGCTGCCTTTAAAAAAAGTTCGCGGTCGTCCTTGTAAACAGTTTTTAAAAAACGGACATAGCTCACTTCCACCTTGCTTTTATCCAGGTTAAATATGTTGAACATCTCATCAGAAAGTACGAGCTTGTTATCAACAATATAATAATCCCATCCGGCAATTTTTGATAGTTCTTGTATGTCGCTTAGTCTTTTCTTTTCGTTAGCCAATGTCAGGTTGAGCTGTTTCAGTTTGTCATCGTTCATTATCTTTTCGGTACAGTCGTGTGCTAAAATCATTACTGCGTCTTTTTTTAAAAACTTGATCCGTTGGGATGATATATCAACAAAAATTAACGATCCATCTTTTTTTACATGTGTCCAGATTCCCGATTTCTGAAATTTTCCTTCATCTTTAATGGCGTTAACCACGTTGCCAGCATCGTTATCTCCATTTCTTATCGCTTTAATCGTAAGATTTAAAAACTCGCGTTTGGTATAACCGTATGTGGTTACTGCGGCATCGTTAACAGAAATAAATTTTAAAGATACAGGATCGTATATCCACATCGGGTTTGGGTTACTAAGATATAGGTCGCGATACTCGTTCTCCCTATTCACAATTCTCCTGTTGCTATGTCTTATTAAAAAAAACAAGATTGTCCCGGTGCCTATTACAAAAACTACGCCCTTACCCGAGTTAATAATTGCATAAGTTGCAGCGTTAAACGTGTTCCTAAATATATATAGGGTATAATCGCTCGAAAATATCCATAAAAGACTTATAGTAATATAAATAAGTACTATTTTAAATGAACCTGATTTAATTACAGAGTTGTAAAATTTAGTTAATCCAGTGGTTCGAACTTCCATAAAATGCTTTTTAGCACAAATTAGGTTGTGATAAAGTTCACGAAAGTTAATAAATAAATATCAATGTGTTTTAATATTGTAACGTCAATATCTTGATTTTCAAATATTTTAAACGAAAGTAACATCCTTTACCTAAGTTATATAAAAAAGTGCTTTATGTTAAAAAAATAAACATCATATTTAAGCCCTCAAGCCTAATTATTTTTGGTTTTATATACATGGTATTTCATCAGTTAAAAAATATCAATTGTAAACTTTTTAAGCTTATTAAGTATATATTTTGCCTTATAAATTGCCTTGGTGTATCAATAACAGCCTTATATGGCCAGGGTAAGTTTACCGTTAGCGGCACCGTTAAGGATACTTTAACCGGTGAGGCACTAATTGGCGCTACCCTTAAAGCAGAACCTGCACATCCGGCTGGGGTGATAACCAATAGTTACGGCTTTTATTCCATCACATTAAGCCCGGGCCAGCATACCATTTATATAAGTTATATAGGCTATCAAACCAAGGCCGTAGCAGTAAACCTTTTAAAAGATACGCGCCTGAATGTTGAAATGAATGCTTCGGCAGTGCTGAACGAGGTGATGATCAGTGATCGATCTGCCGCAAGGGACAATGTATCGCGCCCGCAAATGGGTGTCGATAAACTCAACATCAGCGATATCAGCAATATACCGGTTTTATTGGGC
Proteins encoded in this window:
- a CDS encoding molybdenum cofactor biosynthesis protein MoaE; translation: MIQYAYSHPVAEVELPALSATPLDVVDLLARAHHPRAGAVVLFSGEVRNHNNGMDVDYLEYEAHESMATKMIADILTDARQQWPLNIAVAQHRTGKVSVGETAVIVITASAHRGEAYAANQYIIDRIKHEATIWKCEYFSDGSRQWGGNCSCH
- a CDS encoding MoaD/ThiS family protein: MKIQVFAILKDYFDKEFELDTDVSDIVSLQQHLSVLNTGAAGILKICRFAVHDEFVDQNYTLRNDDTICIFPPSSGG
- a CDS encoding GTP 3',8-cyclase MoaA yields the protein MGELQDIYGRGFKTLRVSLLSTCNLGCIYCTMGSEDEIAYDHRPQTPAARFIELIAAVHAHTGLKTIRLTGGEPLLYRELEAVISGIKALGITDIRMTSNAFLLERSAEKLQQAGLRSVNVSLDAMDANTFFAMTRRKQLPRTLQGIEAAIDAGLEVKINSVIMRGKNHDEVLPLLEYAFEHKVPIRFLEVMSMGHLFGKAGQYLFTQQNMLDTIATRYSFTRLPRKPSATANYWQTAQGDVFGIIGNESAPFCQDCNRLRLDAEGNIYGCLSSNNPIALNGSESSGELNEKLQQAMHQKQSLHFVGSELSMMHIGG
- a CDS encoding SelT/SelW/SelH family protein yields the protein MKPTIKIEYCPKCGWMLRAAYMAQELLTTFSDDVYGVLLQPSELSGTYQISVNDVVLFDRSDAGRFPEVKELKQLVRDVVAPGKSLGHSDKK
- a CDS encoding PAS domain-containing protein, encoding MEVRTTGLTKFYNSVIKSGSFKIVLIYITISLLWIFSSDYTLYIFRNTFNAATYAIINSGKGVVFVIGTGTILFFLIRHSNRRIVNRENEYRDLYLSNPNPMWIYDPVSLKFISVNDAAVTTYGYTKREFLNLTIKAIRNGDNDAGNVVNAIKDEGKFQKSGIWTHVKKDGSLIFVDISSQRIKFLKKDAVMILAHDCTEKIMNDDKLKQLNLTLANEKKRLSDIQELSKIAGWDYYIVDNKLVLSDEMFNIFNLDKSKVEVSYVRFLKTVYKDDRELFLKAAKITIDEGRDLDVVHRFYLGKNDIRYIRELGKLEYINGIPFKVRGTMQDITELKRIEHEKDLINNENKKLGNIITKINNMVLIQDTENRITWVNKAFEDFTGYALEEVQGLNPASFLIATENAPEVTIIKQAIEKREAFSAEIINYSKTKQPYWVNIEFTPLFDDGQFTGYISVHNNVTARKEKEGEITKQNIILRDIAWLSSHELRRPAASIMGLMGLIKDTDDVAEKDEYLSLLDECTTQLDHIIHKIHDTINEKLPGVK
- a CDS encoding DUF5686 and carboxypeptidase-like regulatory domain-containing protein; protein product: MKYILSICFVSFLLSANAQSFIIKGTVSDATSNQPLSNVSVSVLGSSNGVNTDENGRYQLAVPNKPTQQLSVTSIGYKSLLRKIAAGKDQVINIKLSAEGKTMNEVSVLSAKKEKYKNKDNPAVELIRKVIQNKDHNRPESYDYIEYKQYEKLQFSIINLSPDISNKKLLHQYKFLFDNRDTTTLPGKSLLPVFLSEKLSRNYYRKSPEIHKTVVEGSKIQNIINFVDNEGINTYLNRMYAQVDIYSNNIFLMTNQFLSPIADAAPTFYKFFITDTLVVNNTKLVGLSFTPRNGNDMLFEGEIYVTLDGNYAVEKARLSINKNINLNWVRGMKVDLSYESSADGRYHLSRSYMAADFGITKKGLGGIFGERTLTFKNYVFNKTEPENVYTGPEIEMPAVAQQHDPQFWAASRGKDTLTRAEAHTYKNIDSLQKMPAYRRTMDVIDLLTVGFKTFDKFEVGPINTFASFNAVEGFRTRLGGRTTTGFSTRYYFESYGAYGFRDKQFKYLFAGSYAFNNKSIYTFPQHYLRASVQREIKIPGAEVAFSQQDNLFLSFKRGEDNKYLYNNYYKLDYVSEFENHFSYNLQFKNWRQEPAGSLYFVNQVNGLPNYLSSVTTTELAVGFRYAPHERLIQGKLYRIPIPSKYPVISLDYKQGVKGLFNGEYNYQNLHLRVDKRFYLSQLGYTDVSFEGAYLFGQVPFPLLTIHRANQTFAYEPDSYNLMNFLEFVSDHYAGLNVEHCFNGFFFNKIPLVKKLKWREYITFKTLYGGVRDENNPDIHPNLLQYPVNAQHIPETYTLGKTPYTEGSVGIGNIFKVLRLDLVERFNYLDHPNATHFGVRTSALFDF